A region of the Hemitrygon akajei chromosome 11, sHemAka1.3, whole genome shotgun sequence genome:
tcctcagcgagagaccacagtcagtgtggatcagagataacatctccttctcactgacaatcaacactgatgcacctcaaggatgtgtgcttaacccagtgctctaccctctctacacTCATGTCTGTGTGGCCAGGCACTACTCCAACACCAacattcgctgatgacacaactgtggttggcagaatttcaaatagtgatgaggaggcatttAAGGGCAAGGTTCatcatctggctgagtggtgtcacagcaacaaccttgcactcagtgtcattAAGActaaggagttgattgtggacttcaggaaggggaagtcgagggaactcACTCCAGTCCTccttgagggatcagcagtggaaaggtgagcagtttcaggttcctggatgtcaacatctctgaggatctttccagggcccaacatattgatggagGTACAAAGAAAGGATGACACGGGCTACATCTCACTAGACGTTTTagaagaattggtatgtcactgaagacactggcaaatttcatcaggtgtactgtggagagcattccaacttgTTGATTTATGGAGGGGCATTGCACCGTATTGGAAAAAGCTGAAGAATGTTGCAGCTGAGCCGGCACCGTCgacactcgcctccccagcatccaggacaccttcagaaggtgatgcctcaacaaggtggcatccatcactaaggacctccatcatcaaggacatgccctcttcccattgttaccatcaaagaggaggtacagcagcctgaaggcataaactcagcaattcaagaacagcttctcccctcagccatcagatttctgaatggacaatgagcccatgtacagtatctcactatttttttttctctttctgtactatttaattgaattttatatatatttatggtttttatttttatgtattgctctgtcctgctgctgcaaaacaacaaatttcacaacatgtgccagaGACACTAAGTCTGGTTCTAATTCTGCTGATTCACAAGGTTCTAACGTGTTCGGCTGTGCTTTTAATTGTCTTTTTCTGTATTGTTATCGGTTGTACCCACATATTATATTACAAACATGTGAATTAGTAAAACCTGTAGTTTAATTGAAAGACAAGCGAGGAAATTGACCCTCCAATAGTTAAAGTCTAATTACAACAGTTAGCTTAGGTCTAGTACAACTCGTAAACAGATTGTTGAGTGTACTGGACTATATCACATGAAATCTGATGAACTATAAACACATTAAAATAAATCCACCCTAAATTTAATTTAATGCATGTTATACATCACTAGTAAACAAAAGAGTAGGAATGGAAAGTTAAGTGTTGTGGAATAATATAGTGTTTCATGCATTTACTGTTGTGTCTCATTAGTATTTAAGAAAATACCTAAACCTGTGGTGGAAATGCCTCATAGGGGCCCTGTTAAGGAAAATATTCAGAGGTGTTACTTCTGCTCTCCTGTTGTAGAAATAGCTTTCTATTAAATCGGTGCCAAATTAGAACAGCTCAAATCATAATTTTCTTCTCCATATGCTCAATTACAAATGAATATGTTAGTTATGTTTTAAGATTCCCATTTTTAAACACATCTTATTATTTCACTTATTTAGAGATATCagacagtaacagtcccttctGGCTGTTATACCCCCACCGACCAGTTATACTAATGTgagcaattaatctaccaacaaaTACATCTATGGCAttagggaggaaaccagagcacctggaggaaactcacacattcacagagagaatgtacaaactcctgacaggaagtggcaggaattgaacccatgtctctGGTGCTGTAAAAACATGATAAACACTACACTATCGTGCCACCCTATTTACTCTACTTTCCTCTCACAGAAAGTAATTACTTGGTTAATCAGATTCTGTTAAAGTGTGCATATCAAATAGGCAAACTTCAGAGCATTTCAAAATCCATTCAAAGTGAAGGATCTAATTTATTTCAGCCTGATGTGGAACATACAGTTTGCACCGCTTTATTAATTATATGTGTTAATATGGTCCAATGGTACTCCTGAAGTGAAGTTTCCTGTAATAAGACTACAAATCAGGAATGGCAGTGCAAATATTCTTCATTAAAATTAACAACTGATAAATGAAAGCAACCCAGCAATAAATTCTCTGATTTTATATGCCTTTAGTTGGAAGATTCCACACTGGGAGCAGAGATTTTAACTTCAGGTATCATATATTGTACTGATTTAAAACACCTGTACTGTGAGTTCAGTGGGATGGAGCAATTTCAAATTGCTGAAGTAAATGGAAGCTGTTTCTGTCATCTCTGGAAAGGAAAATAATATATCTTTCTGTGTGATTTGCATAAAATTGTAAGACAAGTCTTTGCTATTAGGATAATATTCTTTACCAGTCACAAGCTGAGTGAAAACTCAGTCTCTCATGTCTGGTTCCCAGTAAATAAATACATCAGGATCACCGACAGCACAAAGGGACTAGAGCCCAGAAGAATCAGATGAAACTGCTCCTGTTAAAAATCTGGTGTTAGCTAAGTTAATGATAGAACAAGTGTGAGGCTTCAGGTAAATATTATGTATTTTCATCTCCTTAAGACTAGTGCTAACTTGACACTGTTTTTGTCCTTCTATCATAGACTGGTCTGTGGTCTGTCCTCTCTTCGTTTTCTTGCATCTTGAAAAACTCCTTACCTTCACTATTCCCAATCCTGTTGAAGTGCTGTtcctgttccatagatgctgcctgacttgctgagtacatCTAGCATATCGTGtatattatttcagatttttgcTATTAGTTTTCATAGGGGTGAGGATAGGGTGGAATTGCAGAAGGGGGAACAGATGTTGGATAAGATGAAATATGGGTTTAACTTTCATATCGAATGATAGCACCCAATTTAAGACAAGAGGGACACTTCAAGGTGGACATGAAACAGAGTTGTAGAGTTATAGAgataaacagcacagaaacaggcttttcagtCCAACTGGTTCATGATGAACAAGATTAGCTAGTCCCATTTGACTGGGtgtggcccacatccctctaaaccttccttAAGCATGTACCAGCCAAGTGCTTTTTAAATGttaatgtacctgtctcaacTACATCCTCTGGCAACGCATTCCATATCCTGACCACCCTTTGCATGAAAAAATTGCCCTTCAGGTTTCTATTAAGttgctctcaccttaaacctggaCTCTGGTATCtcttgtacctaacaaagtggtcattgagtgtatgttcagggtcctttgctgctgtagcccatccagttcaaggCTTGGggtatgttgtgcattcagagattctcttctgcaaACCAttattgtaatgtgtggttatttgagttattgtcaccttcctgtcagcttgtaccagtctggccattttcctctgacctttctcattaacaaggcatttttgctcacttgatgttttgtgtttttcacaccattctcaataaactctagagagtgttgtgcatgaaaattacaggacatcagcagtttctgcaatactcaaaccactccatctgacaccaacaatcattccacagtcaacatcacttagatcacatcttttccccattcttatgTTTAGTCTGGACAACCACTAAACCTCTTGATCACGTCTGTATGCTTTCatacattgagttactgccacatgattggctgattaggtatttacaTTAACCAGCTGCTGTACAGGtcgtacctaataaagaggccattgAGTGCACACtttctagttcttgattctccaaTACTGGGGAAAAGACTTAATGATTTaagaacaaccccccccccccttaattcCACTACACTCCAGTGAAGgaagtcccaacctgctcaactTCCCATCATGACGTTGTCCCTTGAAACACTGGAACATCCTTGAATATCACctctactcttttcagcttaaTGACATTATTTTTACAGTAGGATGACCAAAAATGAATACATTATTCCAAATGAGGCCTTGTCAATGACTTGTACTCCCGCAACAAAACATCCTAACTTCTGTACACACAGCCGTCAATGATGAAGGCCAGCAAGCCTAAAGCCTTCTTctccatctatctatctgtgGTGCTGCTTTCAGAGAACAATGTACTCCGTAGTCCCTCTGCTCCATCACATTCCCCAGGGCCTACTGTTCGCTGTGAATATCCTACActgatttgtcctcccaaagtgaaaAACATTGCACTAATCCAAATTAAAACCCGGTTGTCATTACTCAGTCCACTTACTCAGCTGATCAGgatacctctgtaattcctgaTAACCATCCTCATTGTCTGTCGTGGATAGAACAGAAAGGAAAAGGTCAGCCTTTGGTTCGAAtaagcaacaagcaatctgctggattGAGTAGCATCCGCTGTCTCAAGATGCTTCCTGACCCAACtattttctccagcagtttgcttgATCACAGCATCTGCTGCCTCCTGTATCTGGCTGAGAAATGAAAGAGAGGGGTTGCAATAGTACCTAAGGTTTATCAATTAAATTACTAAACTAATAAAGAGAGGCCAGGACTAGCAAAGATCAGAGATCAAATCCCATCATAAAAACTGTGTCATTAAAATTCGATTGATAACCTGGAATTCGGCAGCACAACCAACTGGACTGAGTAATGATAGCCGCAAAGCTAACACATTGTCATTGACACCCATCTCATTTACTAATACCCTTGCATAATCTAGCTCCAAATCCAACTTCGAGATTGACAATTAAGAGGCTGAGCACGGGCAATTAGTACTGCCTTTTCTGGTGATGCCCTCATCCTCAGTGGATAAAAACCAAGGTTGTGATACCAGGAAAGAGATCTTCATATGCAGAGTGCATAATGTGAAAATAAGTGACTGTGGCTATGAGCTGGACTTCCAGAACACCAAAAATATCTTTGTAAAAGAAACAAGTTTAATGACCTCACTAGGCCAGTGAAAGTAAATGTTTTTCAGATAACAGCGGCTAGTTTATGGAACCACAGAGAAGTGACTCAATATTGCTCAAAATTATGAGCCTgaaacaaatgcactttgaaatgtAACATGTCctaaaatgcaagcaggctctcaTACTAGGAACTTGTTCTGTTTTATCAATATTGTTACAACTTGTCTGTCCTTTCTGATCGATTGTGACTGCAGGATCTGGAGACGGTGGATACGAAACAGGATAACAGGAAACTAAAGTGAATTTTAGTCTTCATTGTCATGATAAAAAGAGTTACATATAACACCGCTTACAACCACAGGATTTCTCAGATATTTCAAAGCCAAACAATTTTGATTGAACTGTAGTCATTGCTGTAGTTTGCGGAAATGTAGCAAGAAACTTGTTCGAAGTTTCACAATTACTGTAGTGAAAATAACTAGATATTGTGTTTCAATGATGTTAGTTGTCAAGTGCATAGAAAACTTCTTGCTTGTGTTCAATTACTTACAATTTCTACAGTGAGATATGAGCCCATGTATGACTCAGAGACAAAGGTGCAATGAGAAAAAGCTGCCACGTATACTGAAATAGAACTCATATTAGCAATTACCTTAAACTGGGAAAATCTTGTCTTTACTGAGCCGCTATTTTATATTCCTGATACTACACTTGTTAAGAAATCAGCTCGGTAACAGAAAGATGTTATTTCTTTATCTGTTAATTTAGATCTGTGTACTGCATTTGACTCCAGAATCAATTCATTGGTTGATAAGCACCTTGGGATGTCAGTGCTATGTATGTAATAAATTTATGTGGGACCTCATCCCATGATGAGTAATTGTGTTTCTTCAGTGATGCTGGAATCACATTTGAGATACCATTTGAAATGTCACTTGATGAAAGTGCCTctactttattagaagtttgtgaagatgtattctaaaactttgacaagcttctatacaTGTGTGATGGAATGTATATTGACTGATTCCTTTATGCACTGGTATGAAAATACCAGTGTCCTTGTATAGAAAATCTAACAAAAAATCGACctggcccagtccattacaggtgaggctctccccaccattgagcacatctacatggagcactgccacaggaaagcaccatccatcatcaaggacccccaccatccaggccatgctctcttctctctgctgctatcaggaagggtgtacaggagcctcaagacccgcgtcgccacattcaggaacagttattaccccttaaccatcaggctctagaaccagagaggataacttcactcaccccatcactgaactgttcccacaacctttcaAGGTTTCTTTGTCTCACGTTCTTAATATTTACTgcatatttatctatttattattatttcccgttctttctgtttttgctgcgtttgttgtgtttttttgtacattggttgttgtctgtcttgttgggggcggtctttcattaattatattgtgtttcttgtatttactgtgattgcccacaagaaaatgaatctcagagttgctgacatatgtactttttgataattaatttattccgaatgttgaactttgaaggttATCTAAGAACCAATTTCAGCTGAGTACATAATCACAGGCCTCATGACCTTCGGATGTGCTGTTCCTTGCAGTATCATTCGATGCTTTGTTTCTACCTGGAGGCTGGCTGTCAGTTAATCTAACAGGCCAGTTgtataacaatagacaatagacaataggtgcagaagtagaccattcggcccttcgagcctgcaccgccattttgagatcatggctgatcaattactatcaatacccagtacctgccttgtccccatatcccttgattcccctatccataagatacctatctagctccttcttgaaagggGCTCTCTAAACAGAAGCAGGTGAATGGAATCCCAGGCTGGCTTGGTGCCTGGGATCTACACTGTAGTACCGAATGCTAGAGTTGGTGCTTAACTTATTGGAAGACTGCTCTACAGCCTAGAAACTGGTGCAACAAACAATCACGTGTCTCTATGTTTCAGAAACTGCGGTCTCTTGTGACAGCCTAGCGTTTCAGTCTACTCTGGGGAATGCTCTTCAATAAAACACTTACTTATAAGCAGGGTTGCCaattctctgcagtgcccagGTAAAGTTGTGCTATTTGAGATTTGACCAGATGAAATGTTAAATCAGATTAACGCTACAATTCAGCCGGAATATATCTTAAGAAGTGCAGCATTCCCTTGTCACAGCACTGATTAGGCACCCTGCTTTATACACAAGTACAAGAGAAAGTTTTGAATGTAAAACCTTTGCAATTGAAATGCGAGTGTTTTTAATTGAATCAAGCTGACTTACCTTTGGAAGCAATGCAGATTAGGCTACAAGTAAGTAAAGAACTCTTCCACgctatttaaaaatatatatttgatggggtgtatggggtgtcagggagacATAGTACCTCTGACGGGGAACATGTCGTACTCTTCTGAGTAGTTCGTTCACATTGGTCCTCACccgacactcagctctcaccagtggttcctcgtagctgtttgcatgcaacagcggccacaccccgggcaacggcttcgactggccggcaaaacctggtgagggtagccgatgggcctcaaaccctcggtgagttTGGGCTTGTCTACCTACGCATGCGAAGACTGAATTCGGCGGACTATGCGGAGGAGACCACCACTTGGCGGTCCAACGAGTAGAAAGGCGGACCCAGCAAAGCGTTGTGGAGCGCAATCAGGGCACAGTGAGACACGTAGGACTCTGCtggccatccactgcatcccgacttatctccagccgtctcgactctctcttgcaactggatacagataggtcgggacgagagagtgaggctgacgatttgcacaactctccctcactttaatcCAAGTCAAGCGCAAGTCATGACTCCAAACCCATTCCACTAAAAAACTTCAAGTCCTGTGGCGATGGGCGAGTGGCGAAGCAGCAGGTGTGGATACACTGGAAGCTGTAGTCACAAACCTGCACACAGGCGGCCCAGGGCATTGGGTCGTTCTCCACTGGAATGAAGCAGCAGTGGAGCTCGGCAGCCCCCTGGGTGTCTGAGCAGTCCTCTTTAGGAATCGCTCTGCTCACCTCCATGGAGGAaggggctagaaaaggtgccTCAAACATAGCCTGCTTCATCTTACCCTAGCCAGCACACTGCGGCTGGCGGGGATCCCACTCAGCGGCCGAACTACAAAGAAGACGAAAGTGAAGGTGGAACGTGGAACGTGTGAACTCTGCTTGACATCACCAAGGCTGTCAGACCAGAAAGAAGAACAGCACTGGTCGCCAAAGAACTAGCCCGCTATAACGTGGACATTGCAGCACTCAGCGAAACACACCTAGCAGACAAGGGCCAGCTTACAGAACATGGTGGTGGGTACACCTTCTTCTGGAGCGGTCGCAGCAGCACTGAACGACGAGAGGCTGGCGTTGGATTTGCCATCCGATCCCACCTCGCTTGTAATCTTGCCAAGCTTCCAGAGGGCATCAACGATCGCCTGATGACGCTTCGGCTCCCACTTGGCAATAAGAGGAGTGCAATGCTGAACAGCGCATATGCCCCAACGATGACCAACCCAGATGACATCAAAGATAAGTTCTATGAGGAACTTGATGCCCTCATAGCAGCAGTCCCACAGTCAGAGAAGCTTATTGTCCTTGGGGACTTTAACGCCAGAGTGGGGACAGATTACCAGACCTGGGGAGGAATTCTTGGAAGACATGGTATtggcaagtgtaacagcaatggcctgCTGCTCCTCAAGACATGCGCTACGCATGACCTTGTCATCGCCAACACCCTATTCCGCCTCCCTACCCGTAACAAGACATCTTGGATGCATCCACGCTCTAGACACTGGCATCTGATTGACTATGTCATCACCAGAAAGAGGGACTGGCAAGACgtgagagtgacaaaggccaCGTGTGGTGCTGACTGCTGGACGGATCATCGACTCATAGTGTCCAAGTTTAAACTTCGcatcctgcctgtgagaagaccccaaggtcagaagactgcaaagaggCTCAATGTCTCCAAGCTGAAGAGCAGCGTAGTTGCAGAAGAATTTCGTGAAGACCTAGATAGCAGGCTGCTTGACACACCCCAGGATGACCACACCAGCATTGAAGAGCAGTGGACGGCTTTCAGAGATGCAGTCTACTCTACCGCTCTCGAACACCTCGGACCAGCAATCCGTAGACATCAAGACTGGTTCGATGAGAACGACGAGGAGGTACAGGCACTGTTGTcagagaaacaccaactgttcagtgcgcaccagaacgatcccacttcacaagcaaagatagatgccttcaccagtgcaagacggaaagtgcagaagaaactctGTGTGATGCAGGAtgtctggttcagcaataaggCCGATGAGATCCAGGGCTACGCAGACAGTCATGACACCAAGCGTTTCTAGGACGCTTTGAGTGCTATGTGTGGACCtcagtcctctggctcctcccccctcctcagtgcagatgggactcggctgctgacagagaaaaagcagattttggagagatgggctgaacacttcaaccaggtcctcaaccGCCCTGCCGAAATCAATGATGAGGCCATTGCTCGCCAACCTCAGGTGGAGACCAACCTGGACcttgacaacctccccacagaagaagtcagaaaagccatcaggcaactttctggtagcaaagcaccaggatcagatgcaatccctgctgaagtctacaaagcaggaggcccattcatgatgcagaagctgactaagctcttccagtctatgtggaacgaaggaaaggtcccgcaacagttgaaagatgccagtatagtccacatctacaagaggaaaggcaactgccagtcttgtgATGATCaccgaggcatctccctcctgtccatagctgggaagatcttggcttgtgtcctgcttaatcgccttctccaacaccttgagcaaggtctcctcccagaaagccagtgtggcttccgtgcagagcgtggaactgtcgacatggtatttgctgcacgccaactccaggaaaaatgtcaagagcagcacagagacctctttatgaccttcatcgatctgaccaaggcatttgatatggtcagcagagatggcttatggaagataatggagaagtcTGGCTGCCCTAGTaggttcatcacgattgttcggcagttccacgatggcaagatagtgaaagttttggatgatggtgacgagtcagaagTCTTCCCAGTGACGAAtggtgtgaagcaaggatgcgttctcgcccctacactctttagcatggtcttctctgctatgctaaatgatgccttccgcgattgtcaggatggtacACACATGAGATATAGGACTGGCAGCgggctattcaacctccggcgtctacaggctgttacaaaggtaaaggagaccgtcgtcagagacctcttatttgccgatgattgcgccctcaacgccagcacagagcagaagatgcagcgagaaatggactgcttctcacgagcctgtgacaactttggacttacaatcagcaccaaaaagaccgaagttatgtaccagctTGCACCCagaaagccctaccaggaaccacacatcacagtaaaggggcagaagctactggcagtcgacagctttacttatctgggcagtactctatcacgagcggtgaacatagatgcagagatcagcaacagaattgccaaagccagtgccgcctttgggagactccgtgagaatgtatgggagtggagaggactcagccttaccaccaagctgaaggtctaccgagcagtggttctcaccaccctcctctatgccagtgagacctggactgtctacagcagacacgctaaacagctcaaccacttccacttgagctgcctcagagacttctccacgtacgatggcaggacaaagtcccagacacggaggtcctggagcgggctagcacccacagcctctacaccctcctacagaaagcccaagccagatgggctggccatgtatTCAGGATggctgacagtcg
Encoded here:
- the LOC140736335 gene encoding LOW QUALITY PROTEIN: uncharacterized protein (The sequence of the model RefSeq protein was modified relative to this genomic sequence to represent the inferred CDS: inserted 1 base in 1 codon); the encoded protein is MDAQVSMLPASPIDEKAKSDETSLEATNGSRIQTYVAQQAVRPERRTALVAKELARYNVDIAALSETHLADKGQLTEHGGGYTFFWSGRSSTERREAGVGFAIRSHLACNLAKLPEGINDRLMTLRLPLGNKRSAMLNSAYAPTMTNPDDIKDKFYEELDALIAAVPQSEKLIVLGDFNARVGTDYQTWGGILGRHGIGKCNSNGLLLLKTCATHDLVIANTLFRLPTRNKTSWMHPRSRHWHLIDYVITRKRDWQDVRVTKATCGADCWTDHRLIVSKFKLRILPVRRPQGQKTAKRLNVSKLKSSVVAEEFREDLDSRLLDTPQDDHTSIEEQWTAFRDAVYSTALEHLGPAIRRHQDWFDENDEEKRKGNCQSCDDHRGISLLSIAGKILACVLLNRLLQHLEQGLLPESQCGFRAERGTVDMVFAARQLQEKCQEQHRDLFMTFIDLTKAFDMVSRDGLWKIMEKSGCPSRFITIVRQFHDGKIVKVLDDGDESEVFPVTNGVKQGCVLAPTLFSMVFSAMLNDAFRDCQDGTHMRYRTGSGLFNLRRLQAVTKVKETVVRDLLFADDCALNASTEQKMQREMDCFSRACDNFGLTISTKKTEVMYQLAPRKPYQEPHITVKGQKLLAVDSFTYLGSTLSRAVNIDAEISNRIAKASAAFGRLRENVWEWRGLSLTTKLKVYRAVVLTTLLYASETWTVYSRHAKQLNHFHLSCLRXLLHVRWQDKVPDTEVLERASTHSLYTLLQKAQARWAGHVFRMADSRLPKQLLYGELHQGKHSEKQKDQFCTIQSLKEKLPIHKMSYDKITKDFKDERVEGRCSEE